In the genome of Cervus elaphus chromosome 5, mCerEla1.1, whole genome shotgun sequence, the window tatatatgaacacatGTAGCCACACACACATGACCTTGTGGTAACATGCTACCAAGAGAGAAGACAAACTTGTGtgtccacagttcagttcagtcgctcagttgtgtccaactctttgcgaccccatgaattgcagcatgccaggcctccctgtccatcaccaactcccggagttgactcaaactcacgcccatcgagtcagtgatgccattcagccatctcatcctctgtcatccccttctcctcctgcccccaatccctcccagcatcagggtcttttccaatgagtcagctcttctcatgaggtggccaaagtactggagtttcagcttcagcatcagtccttccaatgaacacccaggactgatctcctttaggatggactggttggatctccttgcagtccaagggactctcaagagtcttctccaacgccatagttcaaaagcatcaattttttggtgctcagctttcttcacagtccaactctcacatccatacatgaccactggaaaaactgtagctttgactagatggacctttgttggcaaagtaatgtctctgctttttattttattttattttttttatttttatttttattttttttttttaccatcatacaaaaaaggattttattttgGGAAGTCGATTCCTAATTTATGGCAAGTTTTACTTTAGAAATAAAACCACGAAACAACGCAATCTAATTCAATCTTAAAGGCTGGCATGCTGAGCAAGGAATGTTCTTATTCTTTGTAGGAGTTCCTTGTTTACACTGTCAGGTACCAGGGCTCTGCCTTTTGGTGTGATTTCAGCCACCAAGTCATCAACAGTAACGTGTTCTAGTCCCTTTTCTTTAATTACCTCTTTACAGTGTGCCTTCAACTGATCCTTCCAGCCACATTTAGCTCTCAGCAACTCTTTGAGGCGTTCTCTTTCTCCAGTTTCTATCAACTTCTGGTTAATCGTTGCTCTCATCTGCGCATCTTTGTTCATCTTGCTAACCACCATCACCGCGGGCGAGGGCCATCCCTTCCCAGCGACGAAATGACCCTTGCGGGGATGACCGTTACCTACCACACTCTTCGGCTGCCCGGACCTAGACCCTCAGTAGCTCGGGCATCTAAGCACACAGAAAGCTAGCACACGCATTtcccatgtctctgctttttaatatgctgcccaggttggtcgtaactttccttccaaggagtaagtgtcttttaacttcatggctgcagtcaccatctgcagtgattttggagcccagaaaaatagtctgacactgtttccactgtctccccatctgtttcccatgaggtgatgggaccagatgccatgatcttagttttctgaatgttaatctttaagccaactttttcactctcctctttcactttcatcaagaggctttttagttcctcttcactctctgccataaggttagtgtcatctgcatatctgaagttattgatatttctcgcagcagtcttgattccagcttgtgcttctaccaacccagcatttcccatgatgtctctgcatataagttaaataaacagggtgacaatatacagccttgacatactccttttcctatttggaaccagtctgttgttccatgtccagttctaactgttactacctgatctgcatacaggtttctcaagaggcaggtcaggtggtctggtattcccatctctttcagaattttccacagtttattgtgatccacacagtcgaaggctttggtgtagtcagtaaagcagaaatagatgtttttctggaactctcttgctttttcgatgatccagtggatatcggcaatttgatctctggttcctctgccttttctaaaaccagcttgaacatctggaatttctcggtccacgtattgctaaagcctggcttggagaattttgagcattactttactagcgtgtgagatgagtgcaattgtgcggtagtttgagcattctttggcattgcctttctttgggattggaatgaaaacggaccttttccagtcctgtggccactgctgaggtttccaaatttgctggcatattgagtgcagcactttcacagcatcatctttcaggatttgaaatagctcaactggaattccatcacatccactagctttgttcatagtgatgctttctgaggcccacctgacttcacattccaggatgtctggctctaggtcagtgatcacaccattgtgattatctgggtcatgaagatcttttttgtacagttcttttgtgtattcttgccacctcttcttaatatcttctgcttctgttaggtccataccatttctgtcctttatcaaacccatctttgcctgaaatgttcccttggtatctctaattttcttgaagagatctctactctttcccattctgttgttttcctctatttttttgcattgatcactgaggaaggctttcttatctctcctggctattctttggaactctgcgttcaaatgggaatatctttccttttctcctttgctcttcgcttctcttcttctcacagctatttgtaaggccgcctcagacaaccattttgcctttttgcatttcttttccatggggatggtcttgttccctgtctcctgtacgtgtcacgaacctccgtccatagttcatcaggctctctgtctatcagatctagtcccttaaatctatttctcacttccactgtatagtcataagggatttgatttaggtcatacctgaatggtctagtgattttccctactttcttcagttttagtctgaatttggcaataaggagttcacgatctgagccacagtcagctcctggtcttgtgtgTCTACAGGGGACCTTAAATCAAGGTCGAGATGGAGGTGCAGCCAGTTAAAAGCCACTTTCTCCCACAGGTGCCAGTTAAAGTGCCCCTTGGGAGTGTGGTTGGTCAGTGTGGGGCGCTGGGGTGGCTGGCGTGCCTGAGGCCACAGGGTCTGGGCTTGGGAGAACCACTTAGCAGTGACCTGTCCCTTTGGTCACAAGGCAGCTGAGTGAGACGGGCATGTGGATCAGCTTATAGGTTGGGAGTcggggtgggcagggccttggtGACTTCCTCACAGCCTGTGTCCTAGAAAGTGTCTGCAGAGAGTCAGCTGAAAATTGTTAAAACTGCTAAGACTAACCCAGGGAAGCCATTACAGAATTAACATGCAAAGGTCAGTAACTTTTCTTATATCAGCGATACCTAGTTACAAACTGTGTCAGAGCCAGTGAAAAGCATATAATGGCCTGTAGAAACTGTTTACtaaatataccttttttttttaatgataatggAAACAATCTCCCAATTAGAATAGCAACGAAAATATCAAATACACAGCAATAAAAGTAGCAGTAAAAATAcagagtatatatttttttttaaaaaaagagggtaAAACTGGAAATTTgcccatggtccagtggttaggactctgccttttcactgccaaggacctgggttcaatcccttgtcagggaactaagatcccacatgcagtgcagtgtgaccaaaaataaaaattgaacttaaaaattttttaaaaagaaataaaaaagaggttATTTCCCAAGGGACACTAAAGAAAAAACTGGAAGATCGTACCATGTTCTGGGAGGGCAAGACTCAATACTGTAAAATGTCAGTTCTCCCTGAAATCTATAAGTTTAGCATCATTCTAGCCAAAATTCCAACTGGATAGAATGTGATTCTTAAGTTCAGGTAGGAAAATTAATGAGTGAGAATAGCCATgagtgttttaaaaaagaagagtgatGACAGGTGCTTGTCCTACCAGATTTTTTGAATATTGTAAACAGGATATTTTCTTTAGTGTCATCCTGGCATAGGAACAGAAATCACAAAAACTGagtagaaagtccagaaatagacttGAATATAAACATAAGAACTTGTATATGATCAAGCTGTGATTATAAATCAGTGAGGAAAAGGATGAATCggtcagtaaatggtgctgggaaaactggctgtttatttctaaataataataaagttaaatTTCTGCTTCATGCTGTGAACCCACATAAATTCCAGtggatgaaatttatttttaaaatcttaaaaattctagGATAAAGCATTGTTAGTATTATGTAATCTTTGACTAAAGAAGGCTTCTTTGATATACAAAAGTCAGAAATCATAAAGGGAAAGattttaagtagataaaaatagaaaacatctgTACCTCAGAAATCTCTAACCAACATAAGGCAAACGAAAAGCTGAGAAACATCAGTTTTTAACGTGAATGACAAAATACTAATATCCTCAGTAAATAGCTTTTTCAAGTCACCAAAAAAGAGATCCTAATACAAAATTGAGCTGAAAAAATGAACTAGAAATTCAGAGAGTTTATTCAAATGGCAATAAGTATCTgaagagctcagttcagttgatcagtcgtgtctgactctttgcaaccccgtggactgcagtatgccaggcctccctgtccatccctggagcttgctcaaattcatgtccattgagtcaatgatgctatccaatcatcccatcctctgttgtccccttctcctcctgccttcaatctttcccagcatcagagtcttttccaaggagtcggttcttcgcatcaggtggccaaagtattggagcttcagcatcagtccttccaatgaatatgaaatcaggactgatttcctttagggggactggttagatctccttgcagttcaagggattctcaagagtcttctccaacaccatagttcaaaagcatcaattcctcaacgctcagctttctttttgatccaactctcacatccatacataactgctggaaagacaatagctttgattagatgaacctttgtttgcaaagtagtgtttctgctttttttttttttttaatatgctgtctaggttggtcatagcttttcttccaaggagtaagcgtcttttaatttcatggctgcaatcaccatctgcagtgattttggagcccccccagaataaagtctgtcactgtttctactgtttccccatatgtttgccatgaagtcatgggactggatgccataatcttcgttttttgaatgttgagttttaaaccggctttttcactctcctctttcactttcatcaagagacttcagtccctctttgctttctgccataagggtggtgtcatctgtatatctgag includes:
- the LOC122694725 gene encoding transcription and mRNA export factor ENY2-like, giving the protein MVVSKMNKDAQMRATINQKLIETGERERLKELLRAKCGWKDQLKAHCKEVIKEKGLEHVTVDDLVAEITPKGRALVPDSVNKELLQRIRTFLAQHASL